The Aeromonas jandaei genomic interval TGCCGAACAGGCACTTGAGCAGTGTCGATTTTCCCGCTCCATTCTCGCCCATCAACGCATGCACAGAATGAGGACGGACCCGTAAATTGACATTATCGAGTGCCTTGACGCCAGGAAAGCTCTTACTGACGTCAATCATCTCCAACAGCCATTCTGATTGTTGCTGTGTTGTCATATCAGCCATCACATCTGGTTGAAAAAAGGGCAAGGGGATCTCCCTTGCCCTGGAGGAGGGAATTATTCGAATTGGGACAGGTTGTCTTTATCTACGCCGACGTAGGGAACACGCACGACCTTGTTGACGATGTTCCACTTGGTGCCTTCACCGGCCGCTTTACCTTCAGCCAAGTTCTTGGTCAGCTCGTAGGTCGCCTTGGCCTGGTTGGCCGCATCGTTCAGCACGGTACCGGCCATGGCACCGCTCTTCACCAGTGCCAGCGCTTCAGGCAGCGCATCGACACCGAATACCGGAATGGCAGTCTTGCCCTGTGCTTTCAGTGACTCGACAGCGCCCATCGCCATGCCGTCGTTGTTGGCGATGACCACTTCGATCTTGTTGGCGTTCGGGCCGGAGATCCAGGCGTCCATCTTGTCCTTGGCCATGGCGGTATCCCACATACCGGTATCCATGTGCAGCTGCTGGGTCTTGATGCCGCCGTCGTTCAGGGTCTTGATGACGTAAGTGGTGCGCGCTTCGGCATCCGGGTGGCCCGGCTCCCCTTTCAGCAGCACATACTGGATGACGCCATCCTTGTTCAGATCCCAGGCCGGATTGGCTTTCCAGTGTTTGGCAATCAGATGACCCTGGATGATGCCTGACTCCTTGGAGTCGGTACCTACGTAGTAGGCCTTGTCGTAACTGGCCAGATCGGCAGCACTCGGCTCCTTGTTGTAGAAGACTACCGGAATATCTTCGCCACGGGCCTTCTCAATGACCACGGGAGCGGCAGCCGGGTCAACCAGGTTGATGGCCAGCGCCTTCACGCCCTTGGCCAGCAGCACATCGATCTGGTCGTTCTGCTTGGACTGGTCGTTCTGGGAGTCGTTCATCAGCAGCTCAACCCCGGGGTTGGCAGCCGCTTCCTTCTCGATCGCCTTGCGTACCACCGCCATGAAGTTGTCGTCATATTTGTAGACGGTCACCCCGATGCGGGTTTCAGCGTGGGCAGCAGTGGCACCAGCCATCAGGCCCAGCAGCAGGGCAGCAACGGTCGTCATTTTTTTCATTGTGTGTGCTCCGATGTATCTATCCATGAGTTGTAGGGTGGCGAGCTATTGAGCAATCGCCCTTCAATGTAATCAATTTGTTGTCATTTCTTCTGTGATCATGACGACAAAATGAAAACGATTACACTCTGTTACATTGAATCTTTTTCTTATTTTTCAGTAACATAAATCTCAGTGTTAATTTTTGGACTCAATCTGTTCCGCAGCATTGAGGCTAG includes:
- the mglB gene encoding galactose/glucose ABC transporter substrate-binding protein MglB, which translates into the protein MKKMTTVAALLLGLMAGATAAHAETRIGVTVYKYDDNFMAVVRKAIEKEAAANPGVELLMNDSQNDQSKQNDQIDVLLAKGVKALAINLVDPAAAPVVIEKARGEDIPVVFYNKEPSAADLASYDKAYYVGTDSKESGIIQGHLIAKHWKANPAWDLNKDGVIQYVLLKGEPGHPDAEARTTYVIKTLNDGGIKTQQLHMDTGMWDTAMAKDKMDAWISGPNANKIEVVIANNDGMAMGAVESLKAQGKTAIPVFGVDALPEALALVKSGAMAGTVLNDAANQAKATYELTKNLAEGKAAGEGTKWNIVNKVVRVPYVGVDKDNLSQFE